CACACGGTCGATTTGATCGAGCAGTCGGTCTATCACGTGGATAAGAAGAACAAGCCGCAGCTGCTGGCCCACCTGGTCAACGAGCTGCCGATGAGCCGGGCAATCGTGTTCACCCGCACGAAGCACGGGGCCGACCGCGTGGTGACCCACCTGAACAAGGCGGGCATCAAGGCCGAAGCGATCCACGGCAACAAGAGCCAGAACGCGCGTCAGCGGGCGCTGGCGGGCTTCAAGGTCGGCAAGACGCCGGTCCTGGTCGCCACCGACATCGCCAGCCGTGGCATCGATGTGGACGACGTATCGCACGTGGTGAATTACGATTTGACGCACGAGCCCGAGACGTACGTGCACCGCATCGGCCGAACCGGCCGTAACGGTGCCAAGGGCGCCGCCGTCAGCTTCTGCGACGCCGAAGAGCGTTCGAACCTTCGCGGGATTGAACGGCTGATCCGCAAGCAGATTCCCGTGAAGAACGATCACCCGACCTACACCGCCGTGGTGCAGGTGCAGCATGAACGCAGCGAGCGCGACGAGCGCCCAGAGCGTTCGGACCGCGACCGTGGTGGTGACCGTGGTCACCGCTCGTTCGGCGGTAGCGATCGCCGGCAGGCGTCGTCGCGCGAGGGTGAGGGGAACGGCTTCGGTGGCAACCGGTCGCAACCGGCCGCCCCGCGTAACCATGCTCCGATCCCCCAGCGGCCGCCGCACAGCCATGCTCCGCGGAACGTGGCTACGCCCAAGTTTACCAGCGGTCGCCCCGCGGCCGGTGGTGGCGCCGGTGCCCAACGCACGGGTCAGCAGAAGCGCTTCGGCGCCGCTGCGGGTCCTAAGCGTTCGGGTGGCTTTGCGAAACGTGCCGCACGTTAAGCTACAACGCCGTATCTGACATCATTTTAGTAGACGCCCCGTGCCACTCGCACGGGGCGTTCTTGTTTGTCGCTCGCGGTTTCCTGACCAGAGGTTCCTCGGTTACAGCAGATCGTGGTCCGCGAAACCGCAAGCGAGCAACGGAATGAACTTGTCTCTCATTATAACCGATGTAATAATGACCAGAGGAGTCTAACCATGGCTATTACCGTCAAACTCACCACCGTCGGCAACTCGACCGGAATCGTCCTGCCGAAGGAACTGCTGGAAAAGCTCCGCGTGCAGAAGGGCGACACGCTGCACGTTCTGGAGACCCCCAACGGCATCGAACTGACCAGTTTCGACCCTGAGTTCGCCCGTCAGATGGACGTGGCGGAAAAGGTGATGCGGCGGCGGCGGAACCTTCTCAAGAAACTGGCGGAGTAGGCCATGGACGACCCAATCTGGATCAGTCAGGAATTGGCTTTGGCCATTCACAAGAGACAGCTCGCCGAGCATGGTGGGCTGGACGGTGTGCGCGACCTGGGCCTGCTGCAGTCCGCCATCGCGCGGCCGCGCCACCTGTTCGCTTACAACGACCCGACGCCCGAGCTACCTGCGCTGGCTGCGTCGTATGCGTTTGGCATTGCGCGCAACCACCCGTTCATCGACGGCAACAAGCGCACGGCCGCGGTCGTGTGCGAAACGTTCTTGGAGTTGAACGGGTTGCAGATCGAGGCAACGGACTTGGAGATGTATCCCGTCTTCCTCGACCTGGCCGCCGGTACCGTAAGTGAGGAACAACTGACCGCTTGGCTCGTCGCTCATGTGCGCCGCACGGACGTGGAGTAACCCTACATAGCGGTGGGCTTGCCCACCGTCTTCCGTCGCGCATTATGAATCTGTGGTTCGGACGGTTTCCCCCCGGCAAGCCGGGGGCAAAGTGAAGAAGCTTCAGTCCAACGACCGTCCGAACCTTTCACGCGTCGTGAAACTTCAATCGTCTCGTTTCTTCCGCCCGAAGAACACCCTAAAGTAAGTCGCATGGCCAAGCTGTCGTTCAACATCGATCCGGTCATTGAGGGCAAGGCCCGCTTAACCGACGCGCAAGCGCTGGAGCTGCACCACAACGCGTCGCTGCACGATTTGGGCCAATGGGCCCATGCGACCGCGCTTCGGATGCATCCGGAGGATTACCGCACGTACGTGATTGACCGGAACATCAACTACACGAACGTCTGCACTGCCAAGTGCACGTTCTGCGCGTTCCGCCGCGACCACGACGACAGCGATGCCTACACACTCTCGTTCGACACCATCGGCGAGAAGATCAAAGAACTAGTCGCGATCAACGGCACGCAGATCCTCATGCAAGGCGGCATGAACGACCGCCTGCCGATCGAGTGGTACGAGGAGTTGCTGCGCTACATCAAGACGAACTTCCCGACCGTTCACATTCACGCGTTCAGCCCGCCGGAGTTTGTGGAGTTCGAACGGTTCTTCGGCCTGGACGTGCGCGACATCATCCGCCGCTTCAAGGCCGCGGGACTCGCGACGATTCCGGGTGGCGGCGGTGAGATCTTCAATCCGCGCGTCCGGCGGCGCATCGGCATTGGCAAGTGCTCTGGTGACGACTGGCTGCGCGTGATGCGCGTGGCACACGAGGAAGGCCTGAACACCAGCGCCACGATGCTCATCGGCCACATCGAGTTCGCCCGCGAGCGCGTCGAGCACATGGCCGCGCTGCGCGACATGCAGGACTACGCGCTATATAGCCGTCGGCTTGCCGGTGGTCTTCGTGGCGTTCCAAAGCAAGACCACCGGCAAGCCGGCGGCTATGTGCAGGTGATCGATGCCATCCGACAGCGCTGGCCCGGCGTGTTCGCATCATCACAACTGACCCCGGAGAACGGACGACTGGCCAACGCCGGCTCCTACACCGCCTTCATCCACTGGCCGTTCCAGCGCGAGAACACCCCGCTCGGCCGCGCGAAGGAATGGACCGAGGCAGCCTACGGTCCGTTCGACGAAAGCACGAACGACGACGTCCTGCGCGGCCGCGTCGTGCGCATGGCCGGGGCGGACGAATACCTGCGCACGCTGGCGATCGCCCGGCTGTACCTCGACAACTTCCCGTCGCTGCAAAGCAGTTGGGTAACGATGGGCCCGAAGATCGGGCAGCTGGCGCTCTTCTTCGGCGCCAACGACATGGGCAGCGTAATGATGGAGGAAAACGTCGTCAGCGCCGCCGGCACGACCTACCGCCTGGAGGCGCGCGAGATCTGCCGTCTCATCCGCGACGCCGGCTGGGTGCCCGCCCAGCGCGACCAGTACTACCACGTGCTGGCCCGCCACGATGGGCCGGATTCCCCCGACCTCCAACCACGGCCAGACGTGCCGACGCGCAACGTGCGCAAGATCGACAACCAGTTCATCGGCGCCGCGCCGGGGCTGGACGACGGCGCCGATCGCAGCGTGAAGCTTCAGCTGCCGATTCTGGGTGAAGCGGCGCGATAACGCGTCGGGTCCGGTCCCTCTCCCATGTACTCATGGGAGAGGCTAGGTGAGGGTGATTTCGAACTGCTGATGACTCTCGTAAGAACAAAATCACCCTCACCTAGCCTCTCCCGGAGTACCGGGAGAGGGACCGGAAGAGCCTCGTCCGGCTGAACAACACGTTCCAAGGAAGACCAAGGGGGTCGCAGTCGCAGAGCGGACGTGCGGCGGCTCCTCGTCCGCGTCTATTCCATCATCGCCCACCCGAATATTTTCCCCGCGCACGTCGCCAAACACGGGGCATAATGAGTGAATCGACGGCGCGCGACCACGCCGCCCGCAACCTGCCCGACTCCTCGATCCAACGAAGGAGGCGACCGACAACCCACCACAATCGCACGGCGACGCCGTGGCACCGGAACGTGATTCTCCGTCAACGCGGTCTGCACCCTTGCCCCCACACCCCTGGAGGTTGACATGAGTCGCTCGCTGTACGCCCACCCGGTCTTTCGTCTCATCATCGATCACAATCCGTTCTTCCTGCTGAGCGCCGTCAGCATGCTGGTCGCGTGCCGTCTGTTGCTGGACGCGATGGCGCTGCTGCCGGGCGAGTTCGGCAAGCTGCTGATGCTGATCGCGACGCTGAACGTGTACGAGCTGCTGCTGATCGGCCTGGCGATGCTGCTGCTGTCGCGGCCGGCGTGCTTTCGGGACGTGCGCATCCTGCTGATCCTTGAGGCGCTGTTCCTCGTCGACGTGACGTTCCTCAACAGCGAGCTGTACTCGGCCAATTTAACGGCCGGCATCGCGACCAACGTCGCGCTGTTTGGGCTGGCGGCGCTGAAGGTCGGCGCGGTGCGGCGAATCGCCAACCTTGGTGATGGTCGCACGATCGCGTTCATCCTCGGCACGATCGCGCTGTTGCTGTTCATTCCGGGCGTGCTGGCGCATTGGGAGAAGGCCCAGGATGGCGCGATCACCGCGCGCACGCTGTATGGGTTCTGGTGGCTCGCCGGCGCGATCCCGGTCGCCGGGGCGTTCCTGCTGCCGCACGGTATTGCGCGGGGCGGTGACCCGTGGGACGTCGCGGTGCGGCTGGCGTTCGTCGGGCTTCCGTTCGTTTCGGTGATGGCGCACCTTTGCGGCGCCAGCTGGGTCTACGACACCGGCTTTACGGTCGCGAACATTGCCCCGGTGCTGCTGGGCGTGGCGGTCGCCGCGCCGCGCGTGCTGGGCCTCTCTTATGCTGAACCGGCGCGACTGCTGCTGCCGGTGCTGGCGATCATCTTGTCAGCGGCCACGATCAAATCAGGGGCGGGTGGCTGGATCGACCTGAACCGATTCTCGCCACTGCACTTTGCGACGGTGTCGGCCGGGCTGGTCTACCTGTGGCATGCCTGGGAATTTCGCCGGCCGGTCTTGGCGGCGATGGTGTGCGGCGCAGCGACCCTCTACCTGCTGAAGCGTCTGCCGCGCGACGTCTGGCGGGCGCTGGAGCAGTTTGTGCTCGACGTGATCAACGTTGCCGCCGGGCTATTGCCGCGCACCGCGATGCAGTGGGGCCTCGTGACGCTCTTCGGCGCATTCGCGCTGCTGGGGGTCGGTTTGGCCGTCAGCTTGAAAAAGCCACCAATGCAGCCGCAACCGGTGCCGGAAAAATAGGCGTTTTGCAGGGTCATTGGCACCTTGAGAATCGTGGGCGTCAGCCGATAAGAAGGCAGGACGCAGGCTGAAACCGATCTCAACCGAACTTCTTGCCCGTAAAAGAGATGGGCGCAGGTGCCGATGTGCTGGAAAGGTGGGGAAGGGTGGCTTGTCATCCCCCGCGCAACGGTTTAGAATTTGGGCATACTGCTCGCTGACACTGGTCGGCGGGCGCGGGTCGCCCGTGCGGATGGGTCCTGACCCGTAAGGTGTTGTGACTAACGCTGCCGGTGGACCGCTCGCAAGCGCCCAAGAGGCTTGGCGAGCGGATCGGCAGTGACGAGATCGTGGTTTACCGCGGAGTTCTCCCGTGCAGGTCCTTGTCTTCATCCTCACCCTGGCCGCCGTTGTTGCGGTGTTTCGAGTGATCGTGACGGCTTGGCCCGACGTTGCCCGCCGACTTGCGCAACTGCCCACCCTTGGGCTCCAGCGACTGCAAGTTTTCGCGAACACGCCCGTTGCACAGTCAAGGCCGCTGACCGTTCTGGCCAGCATTCGACCTTGTCGAGCTCCGCCCACACTCCGGCTACGGCCAGTCCGTCTCGATCGTTTTAGCGATTTACGCTGAAGCGGTCCGAGGTCGATGCTGCGCCGACCGAGCCGTCGTCACCCCACCTTTCCCCGATCCGCAAGAGACGTAACGTGCTGCGCGCAATGGCCATATGGGCCGCGCGCGAGCCCGATGGGGAATTGACATCATGGAATGGTTCATCGGTGGTTTGATCGGCGCGGTTCTTGGCGCCGGAGCGTTATTCGGGTTCCTGGTTTTCACGGCCAACAACATCGTCCGCCGGGCGAAGGAAGAATCGCAGCGCCTGAAGGACGCCGCCGTCCGCGAGGGTGAGACGCGTGCAAAGGAGACCGAACTCACCGCCCGTCAGGACGCGCTGAAGCGCAAGGAACAGTCGGAAAAGGAACTGGAGTCGGAACGCAACGAGCTGAAGGCCCTGGAACAACGGCTGACCAAGCGCGAGGACACGCTGGATCGCAAGCTCGATACGCTGTCGATGAAGGAGCGCAACCTCACCGATCTGGAAGGTCGCCTCGCCGGCCGCGAGAAGGTGCTGGTTCAGAAGGAGACCGACCTGACGACCGTGCTGAAAGAGCAGCGGGACCGGCTGTTGCAGATGACCGGCATGTCCCCCGAGCAGGCCCGCGAGATGCTGCTGCGGCGCATCGAGGACGAGTGCAAGCAGGAGGCCGGCGAGATCATCCAGAAGGCCACCGAGCACGCGCAGGAAGAGGCCAAGGAAAAGAGCCGGCAGATCATCATCCAAGCCATCCAGCGCTACGCCGCCGAGCAGACCAGCGACCACACGGTGAGCACGGTCGTCATTCCGTCCGACGACATGAAGGGCCGCGTGATCGGCCGCGAAGGGCGCAACATCCGCTCGTTCGAGAAGGCGACCGGCGTCGACGTGATCATCGACGACACGCCGGGCCTGGTGGTCGTCAGCTGCTTCGATCCCGTCCGTCGTGAGGTGGCGCGCATCAGCCTTGAAAAGCTGGTGCAGGATGGCCGCATTCACCCGGCCCGCATCGAGGAGATCGTCGCCAGCACCAACAAGGAGATGGACGACGAGCTGATCCGCATCGGCAAGGAAGCGGTGCAGGAAGCGAATTTGCCGAACATCGCCAAACCGATCATTCCCATGCTGGGCCGGCTGGGCTACCGCACGAGCTATGGGCAGAACGTGCTGAAGCATAGCCTCGAAGTGGCCTACCTCGCGCAGGTGATGGCCAGCGAGCTGGGCCTTGACGGCGTGCTCGCCCGCCGATGCGGGTTGCTGCACGACATTGGTAAAGCGATGGACCATGAAACCGAAGGCGGTCACCCGCAGATCGGCATGGAGTTTTTGCGCAAGTTCAACGAGAGCGAGGCCGTGCTGAACGCGACGATCGGCCACCACGGCGACGTGCCGGCGACCACGCCGTACACCCCGATCATCATGGCCGCCGACGCCATCAGCGCCAGCCGCCCGGGCGCGCGGCGCGAGTCGCTCGAGCGCTACATCAAGCGCCTGCAGGACCTGGAAGGCATTGCGCTCGAGTTCGAGGGCGTCCGGCAGGCCTACGCCATTCAGGCCGGCCGCGAGGTGCGCGTGATCGTCGACGCCAAGCTGGTCGACGACCGCGTGAGCGCCAAGCTCGCCCGCGACATCGCCAAGAAGATCGAGAGCGAGATGCAGTACCCCGGCGAGATCAAGGTCACGCTGATCCGCGAGCTGCGCAGCGTGGAGTACGCTCGGTGAGGCGCTAGCTACCAACGCATCCAAACATCTAAAGCGGGACAGGCAATCGCGTCTGTCCCGCTCTTTTTTGCTAAGGGAAAGCGTAGGCCAACCGCTCCGTCAGTGGCCCGTTCGTTGCTCTGCCATTGGATGGAGGCAACGCATGGTGCGCACGAAGAGCGGTGTGGATGAGATTCGTAGGATCGCCCGTGAAAAGTTTGGATTCGAATCGCTGCGACACGGGCAGGAAGACGTGATCAAGCTTGTTCTAGAAGGGCGGGACGTGCTGTCGATCATGCCGACCGGGTCGGGGAAGAGCGCCGTCTACCAGATCGCCGGGCTGTTGATCGATGGGCCGACGGTGGTCATCTCGCCGTTGATTGCGCTGCAGAAGGACCAAGTCGAGTCGATCGAAGAAAAGGACGTCGCCGAGGCGGCGGTCGTCAATTCCACCGTGCGCGTCGGCGAGCGCCGCGAGGCATTTGCGATGCTTCGCGAGGGGGAACTGGAATACCTCTTCCTGGCCCCCGAACAGCTGGCCAATCCCGACACCATGGCGCATCTGAAGGCCAACCCGCCATCGCTGTTGGTGGTGGACGAGGCGCACTGCGTGAGCGAATGGGGGCACGACTTCCGTCCTGAGTATGGCCGCATCGGCAAGTTGATCGAGGCGCTCGATCGGCGGCCGGTCATCCTCGCCTTAACCGCGACGGCGGCGCCGAACGTGCGCGAGCAGATCCTCGACCGGCTCGACATGCGCGACGCTCGCACGATCGTCTGGGGTTTTGATCGGCCGAATATTCATCTGTCCGTCGAGCATTGTCCGGATCTGGAGACGAAGCGGCGCATCGTTGCCGACCGCGTGAAGGACCTGCCCAAGCCGGGCCTCGTGTACGTCGGCACGCACGCGCACGCCGAGGAGATCGCCGAGGACCTGCGCAAGGAGAACATCGCTGTCGACGCGTACCACGGCGGACTGAAGAAGGCCGAGCGCGAGGCCGTGCAGGACCGCTACATGAACCGCGGCAGCCAGGTGATCGTCGCCACCAACGCGTTCGGCATGGGCGTGGACAAGGCTGACGTGCGTTTCGTGGTGCACTACGACGTGCCGGAATCGATCGACAGCTACTTCCAGGAGATCGGCCGCGCCGGTCGCGATGGTGAACCGGCGACGGCGATCCTGCTCTATCGCCCGGAAGACATCGGCAGCCGCAAGGGACAGACGGCCGGTGGGAAGCTTTCTGAAGACCAGGCGCAGCAGGTCGCCGACGCGATCGCCGCCAACGGAAAGAAGCCGATCGACCTCGAGCAACTGCACGAGCAGACCGACGTGCCCGCCTCCAAGGTGGAGGCGGCGGTGCACCGGTTGGAAGAGTTAGGCGTGGTAGCGATCGACGAGGACGGCGACGTCGCTGCCGCGGCGTCGAAAAAGAAACTCGAAGCCGCCGGTGAACAGGCTGCCGCGGCGCATGAAGCGCACCGACAGTATCGCCTGGGTCGCCTGGAGATCATGAAGGACTACGCCGAGACCGGCGAGTGCCGACGGCAGTACCTGCTGCGCTACTTCGGTGAAAACCTGCCCGAGCCGTGCGGCCACTGCGACAACTGCGAGGAAGGCGTGGTCGCCGAGCACCAACGACAGGCGGCGACGCACCCGTTCGGCATCAAGTCGCGCGTGCTGCACAAGAAGTGGGGCGAGGGCACCGTGATGCGCTACGAGGACGACAAGATCGTCATCCTGTTCGACAAAGAAGGCTACAAGAGCGTCGTCACGCAGTTTGTCATTGATAACGACCTGCTGAAGTCGCAGGGATGAACAGTCGCTGCCTGATGCCTGGTCGTCGGAGCGCCAAATGCACGCGTCGCCCAAAGATGCGAACTGCACGGCTGCTGCAGCCCCTAATGGCCCGCGGTTTGCGAGCTGTACCGCGGACATTTAACGGAGGTTCGAATGAACGAATTACGTACACTTCCCGAACGTGCCGGCGCAATCGGAATTGCTTTCCTCGTTTGGCTTTTCGGCGGTGGCTTGGGTCTGGCGCTTATCGTCTTCCTGGTCTTGAAGATGCTGTAGCACCGGCGAACGCAGCAAAGGCCAAGATCATTCTCCGCCCTCTCCCGAATCATCGAGGGGAGGGCCGCTGCTTTGGCATCCCCTCAACTGGCCCTGGCGAATTAACGCGACTTCGTGCAAGCAGGCTCTGCCGCATGGTAGGCTGTCGCGTGCATGGAGCCATCCGCAGCCGATCGAACTTGGGCCGACGCGTTGCGCCGTCGCCCGGCGGTGTTGGTGGCGGTCGCGCTCATGGCCGGCATCGCATGCCATGCAAGGCTGCCGCACCAGCCGTTGTTGTGGATCACGGCAACTCTCCTGTTCCTCGCGACAAGTTGGCGATGGGTGCGACAGCCCACGGCCGCTGCGCTGTTGCTCGCAGCGGTGTTTTCTGCCGGCGCGGCGCTCGCGCAGTTCCGCGCGTTCTACTGGACCATCTCTGACATCGCACTCTACACGTCGGAACAGCAGCGGCTGGCGCAATTGGAGCTGCGCATCATCGACCCGCCACGCATTCTCGTCGGCCCGCCGACCGCCATGCGGCCCATTCCACCGAAGCAGGTAACGCGGGCGCAGGTGCTTCGCGTGAAGACGTGGGACGGCTGGCGCGATACCACCGGCGGCGCGCTCGTGCAGATCGAGGAACCGCACCCGCGCCTGCACGTCGGCCAGACCGTCCGCGTGCTGGGCCGCCTGCAACGCCCAGCGCCGGCGGCCAATCCGGGGCAGTTCGATTGGGCCGACTACTACCGCCAGCAGCGCATCCTTACCTCCATCACCATCCCACGCGCCAGCAACATCGCGATTATCGATGAAGGATCGCCCTCGCTGCTCGACCGGTTGCGCGCCAGCGTGCGCGAACTGCTGGCCGCCGGTTTCACGCCGTCGCAGTCGATCGACCACGCGCTGCTGCGCGCGTTGCTCGTGGGCGACCCCGATCCGGAACTGCGTGACATCCAAGACCAATTCAAACGCACCGGCACCAGCCATCACCTGTCGATCAGCGGCCTGCACGTCGCCGTGCTCGGCGGGTTCGTCTTCCTGATCTGTCGGCTCGCGCGACTGCGCCCGCGCACGACGGCGACGGTCACGCTCGCGTTTGTCGTGCTCTACGGCATCGTCGCGCTGCCGTCGCCACCGGTGGTGCGGTCGGTGCTGCTGTGCGCGATGTTCGCCGCCGGCCTGCTCAGCGGGCGCAGCGTGGATGCGGTGCAGCTGCTGTCGATCACCGCGATCGTCATGCTGATCTATCATCCCTTGGACCTGTTCACGCCCGGCTTTCAACTCAGCTTCGGCACCGTGCTGGGACTGTTCCTGCTGACGCCGGCGTTCACGAAGCTGATGCAGAGCTTTCGCGACCGCGACCTGATGCTGGCGCCCAAGCAACCTGGCCGCATAGCAGCGGCAGGGCGGTGGGCCGACAGCCAGATGTTCGCGGCCATCGTGACGGGCATCGTCGCGTGGCTGGTCAGCATGCCGCTGATCGCGTGGCACTTCGGGCAAGTCAACCCATGGGCGATCGTTGGCAGCATCGCGCTGGCGCTGCCGGTCTTCGCGGCGCTCATCTGCGGCTTGTTGAAGGTCGTGTTGACGATCGCCTGGCCCGGCGCCGCTGAAGTGTGGGCCACAATCGCGGCGTGGCCGATCGCGCTGATGCGCCAGATGCTGACGTGGCTCGATGCGATGCCCGGTGCCAGTGTGCCGCTTCCCGCACCGCCGCCGTATTTGCTGGCGTTGTGTTACACGTTGCTGCTGGCGTCGGTCTTCCTGCGGGCGCGATCCGGACTGCGATGGACGCTGATTACGCTGGCGATCGTCTCGTACCTCGCCATCCTCGCGCTGCCCGTGCGGCAGGCGGTGATGCAGCGCGTCGCAGCGGGCGACGACCTGCGCGTTACGCTGCTCTACGTGGGCGCCGGCCAATGTGCTGTCATTGAACCGCCCGGCGGGCGCACGATGGTGGTGGATGCAGGTAGTACCTCGCTATCCGATTTGTGGCGCAAGTGCCTCGGCCCGTTCCTGCACGCGGCCGGCAAGACGTCGCTCGACACCGTCCTCATCACCCACGGCGACGCCGACCATACCAGCGCGGTCGCGGACGTCGTCAGCGTGTACGGTGTGCGCGAGGTGCTGGCCGGGGCGTATCTTGCGCCCAACGCCGTTGGAGATTCCGCGGCCGAGGGGGTGCTGGCGTCGTTGGATGATCTGGACCGCCCGCCGCGCATCGTGTCGCCGGGCGATGTGTTGCCGCTCGGGCGGCAGACGCGCGTCGAGATCCTCTGGCCGCGCGAGGGCATGGCATTACAGGACAACGACAGCGGCGTTGTAATGAAGCTGTCGCACGCCGGCCGGACGATCCTGTTCCCCGCCGACATCGAGGACGCCGCGATGGCGGAACTGCTGAAGCAGCCGGCGTCGCTGAAGGCCGACGTGCTGATCGCCGCCCATCATGGCAGCAGCGAGAAACTGACGGCCGCGTTCGTGACGGCGGTCGACCCGAGCGCGATCCTCAGCAGTAACGACCGCACGCTGACGCACAAGCAAAGAACGTTCGAAACGCTCATCGGTGATCGGCCGCTGTACCGCACGCACCACTGCGGCGCGATCACGGTAACGATCGGCGGCGACGGTTCGCTGCGCGTCGAGCCGTTTCAACAGACCGGCGCCGCGCCACCAGCGCTCACGCTGCCGGCGATTCGATAGGCAGGTCCGACCGTGGCATGGGCGTCTCGCCCTTGCATGTGGACTGAATGAGCGAGTGAATTAGTGGCCGCCCGCTTCCATCGCGCAGCAGCAACTAATTCAATCTCTCGTCTTCATCACGAGCATGGGCGAGACGCCCATGCCACGGCCGGAACGGCCGTCCCTCTACTCAGCCCTCACCTCTGGCCTGCCCCAGATCCGTCGCGCCGCGGAGACGAGGACGATCGCGGTGCAGGTGAGCATGATGACGATCAGCGTCGTCTGCAGCGCGCTGTTGAACAGGATCGTCCCATTTCGGGTGCCGGCGGCCTTGGACATTTGCGTCATGAATCCGTTCACCTGCGCGTGGCCCAGCACGAAGGCGGCCGTGGTGGTGGTCGTCAGCACGAGCAGCATCGGGCAGATCGTTACCCAGAGGTAGCGGCGCTTGCCGATGTTGGCCAGATAAGCGCTGAGGATCGCCAGCGCGATGACGGCCAGCATCTGGTTGGCCACGCCAAACATGCCCCAGATGGTGGCGAAGTTGTCGCTGCCGAGGAAGTAGGCCCAGCCGCAGACCATTAGCGCCGTGGCGATCACGGCGCTGGGCCACCAGTCGGTCTGGCCGAACTTCGGGTGGATCAGTTTCCCGCCGATCTCCTGAATCAGGAACCGGCCGACGCGCGTGCCGGTGTCGATCGTGGTCAGGATGAACAGGGCCTCGAACATGATCGCGAAGTGGTACCAGTACTTCCAAAGCCCCTCGACGAACGCCTGGCTGCCGCCCGC
This genomic window from Tepidisphaeraceae bacterium contains:
- a CDS encoding DEAD/DEAH box helicase, which gives rise to MQFADLRLAEPILRSLVSENYLTATPVQAGAIPPALEGRDVLGCAQTGTGKTAAFALPTLHRLSTTPRANPASKGARCLVLSPTRELATQIADGFRAYGKNLQLRHTVIFGGVGQYPQVDALRRGVDIIVATPGRLMDLMNQGYVDLRSIEVFVLDEADRMLDMGFIADIRRIVAKLPQNKQTLLFSATMPTEIRRLADSLMKDPATVQIAPVAHTVDLIEQSVYHVDKKNKPQLLAHLVNELPMSRAIVFTRTKHGADRVVTHLNKAGIKAEAIHGNKSQNARQRALAGFKVGKTPVLVATDIASRGIDVDDVSHVVNYDLTHEPETYVHRIGRTGRNGAKGAAVSFCDAEERSNLRGIERLIRKQIPVKNDHPTYTAVVQVQHERSERDERPERSDRDRGGDRGHRSFGGSDRRQASSREGEGNGFGGNRSQPAAPRNHAPIPQRPPHSHAPRNVATPKFTSGRPAAGGGAGAQRTGQQKRFGAAAGPKRSGGFAKRAAR
- a CDS encoding AbrB/MazE/SpoVT family DNA-binding domain-containing protein, with protein sequence MAITVKLTTVGNSTGIVLPKELLEKLRVQKGDTLHVLETPNGIELTSFDPEFARQMDVAEKVMRRRRNLLKKLAE
- a CDS encoding type II toxin-antitoxin system death-on-curing family toxin, which translates into the protein MDDPIWISQELALAIHKRQLAEHGGLDGVRDLGLLQSAIARPRHLFAYNDPTPELPALAASYAFGIARNHPFIDGNKRTAAVVCETFLELNGLQIEATDLEMYPVFLDLAAGTVSEEQLTAWLVAHVRRTDVE
- a CDS encoding radical SAM protein yields the protein MAKLSFNIDPVIEGKARLTDAQALELHHNASLHDLGQWAHATALRMHPEDYRTYVIDRNINYTNVCTAKCTFCAFRRDHDDSDAYTLSFDTIGEKIKELVAINGTQILMQGGMNDRLPIEWYEELLRYIKTNFPTVHIHAFSPPEFVEFERFFGLDVRDIIRRFKAAGLATIPGGGGEIFNPRVRRRIGIGKCSGDDWLRVMRVAHEEGLNTSATMLIGHIEFARERVEHMAALRDMQDYALYSRRLAGGLRGVPKQDHRQAGGYVQVIDAIRQRWPGVFASSQLTPENGRLANAGSYTAFIHWPFQRENTPLGRAKEWTEAAYGPFDESTNDDVLRGRVVRMAGADEYLRTLAIARLYLDNFPSLQSSWVTMGPKIGQLALFFGANDMGSVMMEENVVSAAGTTYRLEAREICRLIRDAGWVPAQRDQYYHVLARHDGPDSPDLQPRPDVPTRNVRKIDNQFIGAAPGLDDGADRSVKLQLPILGEAAR
- the rny gene encoding ribonuclease Y — its product is MEWFIGGLIGAVLGAGALFGFLVFTANNIVRRAKEESQRLKDAAVREGETRAKETELTARQDALKRKEQSEKELESERNELKALEQRLTKREDTLDRKLDTLSMKERNLTDLEGRLAGREKVLVQKETDLTTVLKEQRDRLLQMTGMSPEQAREMLLRRIEDECKQEAGEIIQKATEHAQEEAKEKSRQIIIQAIQRYAAEQTSDHTVSTVVIPSDDMKGRVIGREGRNIRSFEKATGVDVIIDDTPGLVVVSCFDPVRREVARISLEKLVQDGRIHPARIEEIVASTNKEMDDELIRIGKEAVQEANLPNIAKPIIPMLGRLGYRTSYGQNVLKHSLEVAYLAQVMASELGLDGVLARRCGLLHDIGKAMDHETEGGHPQIGMEFLRKFNESEAVLNATIGHHGDVPATTPYTPIIMAADAISASRPGARRESLERYIKRLQDLEGIALEFEGVRQAYAIQAGREVRVIVDAKLVDDRVSAKLARDIAKKIESEMQYPGEIKVTLIRELRSVEYAR
- a CDS encoding ATP-dependent DNA helicase RecQ, which translates into the protein MVRTKSGVDEIRRIAREKFGFESLRHGQEDVIKLVLEGRDVLSIMPTGSGKSAVYQIAGLLIDGPTVVISPLIALQKDQVESIEEKDVAEAAVVNSTVRVGERREAFAMLREGELEYLFLAPEQLANPDTMAHLKANPPSLLVVDEAHCVSEWGHDFRPEYGRIGKLIEALDRRPVILALTATAAPNVREQILDRLDMRDARTIVWGFDRPNIHLSVEHCPDLETKRRIVADRVKDLPKPGLVYVGTHAHAEEIAEDLRKENIAVDAYHGGLKKAEREAVQDRYMNRGSQVIVATNAFGMGVDKADVRFVVHYDVPESIDSYFQEIGRAGRDGEPATAILLYRPEDIGSRKGQTAGGKLSEDQAQQVADAIAANGKKPIDLEQLHEQTDVPASKVEAAVHRLEELGVVAIDEDGDVAAAASKKKLEAAGEQAAAAHEAHRQYRLGRLEIMKDYAETGECRRQYLLRYFGENLPEPCGHCDNCEEGVVAEHQRQAATHPFGIKSRVLHKKWGEGTVMRYEDDKIVILFDKEGYKSVVTQFVIDNDLLKSQG